One genomic segment of Musa acuminata AAA Group cultivar baxijiao chromosome BXJ3-3, Cavendish_Baxijiao_AAA, whole genome shotgun sequence includes these proteins:
- the LOC135634373 gene encoding E3 ubiquitin-protein ligase SINAT5-like, with protein sequence MDSDGIECVSSIDGMDEETSLPHHTSSKAHGGGGGGPHPGVAPATSVHELLECPVCTNSMYPPIHQCQNGHTLCSTCKTRVHNRCPTCRQELGDIRCLALEKVAESLELPCKYGSLGCPEIFPYYSKLKHESQCSYRPYSCPYAGSECLVVGDIPFLVTHLRDDHKVDMHTGCTFNHRYVKSNPREVENATWMLTVFNCFGHYFCLHFEAFQLGMAPVYMAFLRFMGDENEARSFSYSLEVGANGRKLTWEGTPRSIRDGHRKVRDSHDGLIIQRNMALFFSGGDRKELKLRVTGRIWKEQQGNETGVCMPNLCS encoded by the exons ATGGACTCGGACGGCATCGAGTGCGTGTCGTCGATCGACGGGATGGACGAGGAGACCTCCCTCCCCCACCACACATCCTCCAAAGcccatggcggcggcggcggcggccctcACCCCGGGGTTGCCCCTGCCACCAGCGTACACGAGCTGCTCGAGTGCCCCGTCTGTACCAATTCCATGTACCCTCCGATCCATCAG TGTCAAAATGGGCACACACTGTGTTCAACTTGTAAAACAAGGGTGCACAACCGATGCCCCACTTGTCGACAAGAGCTTGGAGACATCAGGTGCTTAGCACTGGAGAAGGTTGCCGAATCACTTGAGCTTCCTTGCAAATATGGCTCGCTAGGCTGCCCCGAAATCTTTCCATACTACAGCAAACTGAAGCATGAATCTCAGTGCAGCTATCGACCATACAGTTGCCCATATGCCGGATCAGAATGCTTGGTCGTGGGGGACATTCCTTTCTTGGTCACTCATTTAAGAGATGACCACAAGGTAGACATGCACACAGGCTGCACATTTAATCATCGATATGTCAAATCCAATCCAAGGGAGGTTGAAAATGCCACATGGATGCTGACT GTCTTCAACTGTTTTGGGCACTACTTCTGTTTGCACTTCGAGGCCTTCCAGCTAGGGATGGCCCCTGTGTACATGGCGTTCTTGCGGTTCATGGGCGATGAGAATGAAGCCAGGAGTTTCAGCTACAGCCTCGAGGTTGGGGCCAATGGAAGGAAGCTAACATGGGAAGGCACTCCTCGGAGCATCCGTGATGGTCACCGCAAGGTCCGGGACAGCCATGACGGGCTCATCATACAGAGGAACATGGCACTTTTCTTCTCCGGTGGTGACAGGAAAGAGCTGAAGCTGAGGGTCACTGGCCGGATCTGGAAGGAGCAACAGGGCAACGAAACCGGAGTGTGCATGCCAAATCTTTGTAGCTGA